Proteins found in one Sorghum bicolor cultivar BTx623 chromosome 1, Sorghum_bicolor_NCBIv3, whole genome shotgun sequence genomic segment:
- the LOC8062229 gene encoding uncharacterized protein LOC8062229, which translates to MVRAFAAIAVATAFHLLAVLHGTSAARPMGRQAAASSGTATSSPLALAPAGHQNHQRHAVAAATAARAGKWLPFAGVHHHLPAAAARAGKWLPFAGVHHNLPGAAAAYWAHRPVPWVGAGGDLAGGAAGAVEGGEGEEVVREQPDRERRQQRPSYEGDGTTTTTRQEQLAMWASLLNPKRKGRAAGTGWIPAPGAGGVVADDEPAKAADAVEGAEADDTGADGGARLGQTYWGNNGN; encoded by the coding sequence ATGGTTCGCGCCTTCGCCGCAATCGCCGTCGCGACGGCGTTCCACCTCCTCGCGGTGCTCCACGGCACCTCCGCCGCGCGGCCGATGGGACGGCAGGCCGCGGCGTCGTCCGGGACGGCGACGTCGTCGCCGTTGGCTCTGGCGCCGGCTGGGCATCAAAATCATCAACGGcacgcggtggcggcggcgacggccgccAGAGCCGGGAAGTGGCTGCCATTCGCGGGCGTGCACCACCACCTGCCTGCGGCGGCCGCCAGGGCCGGGAAGTGGCTGCCGTTCGCGGGCGTGCACCACAACCTgccgggggcggcggcggcgtactGGGCGCACAGACCGGTGCCGTGGGTCGGGGCCGGCGGCGATCTGGCGGGCGGCGCAGCAGGCGCCGTGGAGGGCGGCGAGGGGGAGGAGGTCGTGCGGGAGCAGCCGGACCGGGAACGGCGCCAGCAGCGGCCGTCGTACGAGGGCGACGGgacgaccaccaccaccaggcAGGAGCAGCTCGCAATGTGGGCGTCGCTGCTCAACCCCAAGAGGAAAGGGAGAGCGGCGGGCACGGGCTGGATTCCGGCGCCGGGAGCTGGTGGCGTGGTGGCCGACGACGAGCCGGCCAAGGCCGCGGACGCGGTTGAAGGGGCGGAGGCGGATGACACGGGAGCCGACGGCGGCGCGCGGCTCGGACAGACCTATTGGGGAAACAATGGCAACTGA
- the LOC8062102 gene encoding G-type lectin S-receptor-like serine/threonine-protein kinase SD2-5 — translation MKYKKATMQHLHMSIIILLLLAFLFPLDAVAGLSAVAPPISWKVSNKADSKWITANGSFIDPVLDNSIMSYTTYFGFYSIDGKSFILSIVISGPQAPVIWSANPENPVNSGAILNFTREGNLILHNGDGTTVWSTATKSKSVAGMVLDVYGNLVLFDKDNISVWQSFDHPTDTLVLGQSLCRGMNLSIRTSNTKWPSARVYFSAEWNGLQYSFKPAAFTKLFETSTIASTCCAFANGSFGFPDNIFFLPSARSLQFMRLESDGHLRLYEMQGTLQDPLMLFDVLSTEMKFCDYPMACGDYGVCSKGQCSCPNLNDFRFQNERLPSAGCIPLRSPSCDHVQDNNNRLILLNNVLYFSNNTFLSFATSTSEDVCKQSCLIDCSCKVVLFRTNNNFSDSPSTNNNVSDSGYCLLLSEQMVILFAEDSSNHFSAFLKIEGNRSDKRRISIVVGSIAGFCLISILVCAMVWKNCKKDKEPLFDGIPGIPKRFSFDELKVATGHFSIKLGAGGFGSVFKGKIGKETIAVKRLEGVEQGMEEFLAEVKTIGRIHHFNLVRLVGFCAEKSHRLLVYEYLSNGSLDKWIFHKSPVFTLSWKTRRHIILAIARGLSYLHEECEEKIAHLDIKPQNILLDDRFNAKVSDFGLSKMINRDQSKVMTRMRGTRGYLAPEWLGSKITEKADIYSFGIVMIEIICGRENLDESQPDESIHLISLLQEKARSGQLSDLVDSSSNDMKFHLEEVVEAMKLAMWCLQVDSSRRPLLSTVAKVLEGVMSMETTPDCTFVPSFASNKTNVEGSTSSYVTSESHLSGPR, via the coding sequence ATGAAGTATAAAAAGGCCACCATGCAACATCTCCACATGTCTATAATCATCCTTTTATTGCTTGCCTTCCTTTTCCCCCTCGATGCTGTTGCCGGGCTCTCTGCTGTGGCTCCTCCAATCTCTTGGAAAGTTTCAAATAAGGCAGATAGCAAATGGATCACAGCAAACGGATCTTTTATCGATCCTGTTCTTGACAATAGCATCATGTCATACACAACTTATTTTGGCTTCTACAGCATAGATGGTAAATCATTCATTCTCTCAATTGTGATTTCTGGACCACAAGCTCCAGTGATCTGGTCTGCCAACCCTGAGAATCCTGTAAACAGTGGCGCCATCTTAAACTTCACCAGAGAAGGGAACTTGATCCTCCACAATGGCGATGGTACCACGGTGTGGTCCACGGCCACAAAGAGTAAGTCAGTTGCTGGTATGGTCCTTGATGTGTATGGGAACCTTGTGCTCTTCGATAAGGATAACATCTCTGTCTGGCAATCGTTTGACCACCCAACTGATACCTTGGTACTCGGGCAGTCACTTTGCAGGGGAATGAACCTCAGTATCAGAACCTCAAACACAAAATGGCCATCTGCCAGGGTTTATTTTTCTGCAGAGTGGAATGGGTTGCAGTACTCTTTCAAACCAGCAGCCTTTACAAAGCTTTTTGAAACCAGTACAATAGCAtcaacttgttgtgcatttgCCAATGGTAGCTTCGGGTTTCCAGATAATATATTCTTCCTACCCTCTGCAAGGTCATTACAATTCATGAGATTGGAGTCTGATGGGCATTTAAGGCTGTATGAAATGCAAGGAACCCTCCAAGACCCCCTAATGCTATTCGATGTATTAAGCACAGAAATGAAGTTTTGTGATTATCCAATGGCATGCGGGGATTATGGCGTTTGCAGTAAGGGGCAATGTTCCTGTCCTAATTTGAATGATTTTAGGTTCCAAAATGAACGACTGCCAAGTGCTGGATGCATACCCTTAAGAAGCCCCTCCTGCGACCATGTGCAAGACAACAACAATAGGCTAATACTACTCAACAATGTTTTATACTTCAGTAACAACACGTTCTTGTCCTTTGCCACTTCAACTTCTGAAGATGTGTGCAAACAGTCTTGCTTAATTGATTGCTCTTGCAAAGTAGTTCTTTTCCGAACTAATAATAATTTCAGTGATTCCCCTTCAACAAACAACAATGTTAGTGATAGTGGTTACTGCTTGTTGTTATCAGAGCAAATGGTAATTTTGTTTGCAGAGGATTCATCAAATCATTTTTCAGCATTTCTCAAGATAGAAGGCAATCGGTCAGATAAAAGGAGGATCAGTATTGTTGTGGGCTCAATTGCGGGATTTTGTCTAATATCTATCTTAGTTTGTGCAATGGTATGGAAAAACTGCAAGAAAGACAAGGAACCACTCTTTGATGGCATACCCGGGATACCAAAACGTTTCTCCTTTGATGAGTTAAAAGTTGCTACTGGCCACTTCTCTATAAAGCTTGGTGCTGGTGGCTTTGGGTCTGTATTCAAAGGTAAGATAGGAAAGGAAACTATCGCAGTCAAACGCTTAGAGGGTGTCGAGCAAGGAATGGAAGAGTTCTTAGCAGAGGTGAAAACAATTGGTCGAATCCATCACTTCAATCTCGTAAGGTTGGTGGGCTTCTGTGCTGAAAAATCACATAGGCTTCTTGTCTATGAGTACTTGTCCAATGGCTCTCTGGACAAATGGATCTTTCACAAAAGTCCAGTCTTCACTCTTTCTTGGAAAACTAGACGCCATATCATTTTGGCTATTGCTAGGGGTTTGTCTTATCTCCATGAGGAATGTGAGGAGAAGATTGCCCATTTGGACATCAAGCCACAGAACATTCTTTTGGATGATAGATTCAATGCAAAGGTCTCAGACTTTGGACTTTCAAAAATGATAAACAGGGACCAGAGCAAAGTCATGACTCGAATGCGTGGAACACGTGGATACCTAGCACCCGAATGGCTGGGCTCAAAAATCACAGAGAAGGCTGACATTTACAGCTTTGGGAttgtgatgatagaaataattTGTGGCCGAGAAAATTTGGATGAATCACAGCCTGATGAGAGCATCCATTTGATAAGCCTGCTTCAAGAGAAAGCAAGGTCTGGTCAGTTGTCTGATTTGGTGGATAGTAGCAGCAATGACATGAAATTCCATTTGGAGGAGGTCGTGGAAGCAATGAAGCTTGCAATGTGGTGCTTGCAGGTTGATAGCAGCAGAAGGCCCTTGCTGTCAACAGTGGCCAAGGTGTTGGAAGGAGTGATGAGCATGGAGACCACACCTGACTGCACTTTTGTCCCTAGTTTTGCATCAAACAAAACCAATGTGGAGGGATCAACTTCTTCCTATGTGACATCTGAGTCCCATTTATCTGGGCCTAGGTGA
- the LOC8062462 gene encoding F-box/LRR-repeat protein At3g48880, translating to METAAAASTKGPSAAPSWADMETDCLVHVFARLDLEDLAASAPLVCRGWRRAAADPSLWRALDLRRDHLARFMPWAPLAAAFARRYAVHRFSLAGFLRLCVSRARGSAHDVALPPLLADPAHEIDHISLQCPRLQRLALPQLTAADEARLPDLIPRWPLLEHLELDTKPSSSSPSSFPALVAQLALHCPAFASLKTSGAVKPEDAAAVARSLPGLRSLCLDRSYLPREQLLAILAGCRELREFSARGCVGFDENDEEVLRRGARIQRFDVGGSKLVDDDLEEEFAAGGGGFCDLSDVDVIVM from the exons atggagacggcggcggcggcgtccaccAAGGGCCCCAGCGCGGCGCCGTCGTGGGCGGACATGGAGACGGACTGCCTGGTGCACGTGTTCGCGCGCCTCGACCTCGAGGACCTGGCGGCGTCCGCCCCGCTCGTGTGCCGGGGctggcgccgcgccgccgccgacccGTCCCTGTGGCGCGCGCTCGACCTGCGCCGTGACCACCTCGCGCGCTTCATGCCCTGGGCGCCCCTCGCCGCCGCCTTCGCCCGCCGCTACGCCGTCCACCGCTTCTCCCTCGCCGGCTTCCTCAGGCTCTGcgtctcccgcgcgcgcggctcCGCCCACGACGTCGCGCTCCCGCCGCTCCTCGCCGACCCCGCCCACGAGATCGACCACATTTCCCTCCA GTGCCCCCGGCTGCAGCGCCTGGCGCTCCCGCAGCTGACGGCGGCCGACGAGGCGCGCCTGCCGGACCTGATCCCACGTTGGCCGCTGCTGGAGCACCTGGAGCTGGACACCAAgccgtcctcctcctccccctcctcgtTCCCGGCGCTCGTCGCGCAGCTCGCGCTGCACTGCCCGGCGTTCGCCAGCCTCAAGACCTCGGGGGCCGTGAAGCCGGAggacgcggcggcggtggcgcgctCGCTGCCCGGGCTCCGCTCCCTCTGCCTGGACCGCTCCTACCTGCCCAGGGAGCAGCTGCTCGCCATCCTCGCCGGCTGCAGGGAGCTGCGGGAGTTCAGCGCGCGGGGCTGCGTCGGCTTCGACGAAAACGACGAGGAGGTGCTCAGGCGCGGGGCCAGGATCCAGCGGTTCGACGTCGGAGGGTCCAAGCTGGTGGACGACGACCTGGAGGAGGAGTTCGCCGCCGGTGGCGGCGGTTTCTGCGACTTGTCGGACGTGGACGTGATCGTGATGTGA